From one Leptospira stimsonii genomic stretch:
- a CDS encoding SDR family oxidoreductase yields MSKPNGFSAIVTGSSKGIGQTISEFLISKGYRVLGIARSLPSSSLLKNSSLYRHIQMDLSQTKEVAQLSDLLKEEPPLKILVNNAGFGNFSPHEEIPIEELEKMLLVNFVSPILITKLLLRDLKKNEGWIFQIHSVAAIKESVRGAAYAGTKAGLRHFGLNLFEEIRKAGVKLVSINPDIVDTEFYDRLDFGKDEDPGSFLYVEDVLNAFEFALNGRENLGFTEITIRPRYHRISKKPIVRKHERDFES; encoded by the coding sequence ATTTCTAAACCGAACGGCTTCTCCGCAATCGTAACCGGATCTTCGAAAGGAATCGGACAAACGATTTCAGAATTCTTAATCTCCAAAGGATATCGAGTTCTAGGAATCGCAAGATCGTTGCCGAGCTCATCTCTTTTAAAGAATTCTTCCTTATATCGTCATATCCAAATGGATCTTTCTCAAACCAAGGAAGTGGCTCAACTTTCCGATCTTCTCAAAGAAGAACCTCCTTTGAAAATTCTTGTGAACAACGCGGGCTTTGGAAATTTTTCCCCACACGAAGAAATACCGATCGAAGAATTGGAAAAAATGCTCCTTGTGAATTTTGTCTCGCCTATTCTGATCACCAAATTGCTGTTAAGAGATCTCAAGAAGAATGAAGGCTGGATTTTTCAGATTCATTCCGTCGCCGCAATCAAAGAATCTGTAAGAGGTGCGGCTTATGCTGGAACGAAAGCCGGACTCAGACATTTCGGTTTAAATTTGTTTGAAGAAATTCGAAAAGCCGGTGTCAAATTAGTAAGCATCAACCCGGATATCGTAGACACTGAATTTTACGATCGTCTCGATTTTGGAAAGGATGAAGACCCGGGTTCTTTTCTTTACGTCGAAGATGTTTTAAACGCATTCGAATTTGCACTCAACGGAAGGGAGAATCTCGGTTTTACGGAAATTACGATCCGACCTAGATATCATAGAATTTCTAAAAAGCCGATCGTTCGAAAACACGAAAGAGATTTTGAATCGTGA